The genomic region cataaatttatcattaatatattttttataatatatcctaaaattacgatgaaataaatttagagacaaattcactactcccactaTTAATATTtgactcttattaatgaaacaatagtaataacatttcactatttgcccgtaatcattgttactttcattactcccgctgtaattattgttattgttactactaccgcattaatattgataatttcactactcccgccgtaattattattactttcactattgccgcattagtATTGataattcactactcccgttgttgtttctaccactctcactaatcactcattgataatattgttacttttactattcaaatgagtgattactatcatataactatatctaatgttactacaattcttttatttactgacgaaattatttttactacttaggcatgcaattttaagaggattatatgttaggtttatatacctattattagactcctctaatagtgaactaattaacttgttaattattagttctttagatctagtgcatgcataacaaaatgaaagatttataagaaaaacaatgttccttacattgttatatgtttcgaaattatgggcacaagtaaggtcaccttccttcacttgttcttgagctaaataagatggatgatcctcctaagactccaagtatagaagccactccaataaattgcacccaagattaatcccaaaaattcctactaatattaactagatatgtagtagaaatattaccttaataatactaatgatcttgcattactacctctagtaatatatgatgagtgtattagtatttttagagagttttatgcaattgcatgtgaggaaaaACTTGAGAGAAAAAAACAAGTAAAGAAGCAAcaacaaaatgagcaactaatgctctcatttttaagccaaaaccggtggctttTTAGCTTCTAGGGAatattttttcttttgtttttattcTCTTGTTTAGTTTAGGTAGAGTGTGTAAGAGTAGGAATGATTAAAGCTAGTATGCAAGGTCACTATCAAGCTTTAATCATAAATCaaaaaagacaaaagagcatcttttgctcttcttatttggccgaaatattggtccttatttggtccatttttgccttttgtcatttgtcccacaaatgcttataagtcatatgtttaactatcttacatatttaattattaatgtaatcatttaacacttaaatattatacttaataatataatatacactccactttttttgagtagtatactaccattatatcaacatataatgggtcccataattactagttggttaaaattacaacttcttgtaactttaaataactaattacctctacctcaaaacttatataatacctcaacaattttagtaatataacacttaattagtaaatttaatcttatttaatcacattaaaataagacgcaaaattgcactctcataattaaggaattaattaattcgtatcgcatacaattaattaaatatctatttgggcctcattctataggtgtgacctaaagggatcaactgaccaccaccgtcacacgacagcaatgtcaaactctagttagccaatcattaccgattaatgacggtcagtcgactgtataaagaatcatccctcacgtattcttaatatgagatttaataatgatatttaaatcatgtgatcgcactattgttgaggacacatttcccaacattatatatttatataaatgtattacatatatgcattaaatcatatagaaaaaattatgcaatattatatacggagtattatggaatctaacttaaactatttataacctacttattatattttcgtatgttaaataattaacatctctatacatctaataaactataaagtttaataaaattgcatatattttaaatttaatacgtatataattttatgatgataataattaataccataaatgtgcatgtttatactaattaattagtttattttAAAGCTAAATTACcaggcatcttctttcttttagtctccttgaaattgaccatcttaattaattattttattttaaggaaattgaccatcttaattaattattttattttaaggaaattgactatGTTTGGGAAAATTACCaggcttctatataatttaattttaactcaaactatataatatttacattgagatcccttaattgggtcaatcacacggtgctattgatttcaAAATATATAGTATattaatttgtataattttatttaattacatttaagtcccttggtttctagatttaatatatagtattgatttgaCTTGGCTCATTGGAGTATTGAGGAACCTTCTTCATTCAAATTTTTACCTTGAATTTTGGTTAATTTTGAGGCAGAAAATCTTACAAAAAAAAGGTTTTATGAAATATATATATTATGGTAAAGAGCTCTTACATAGTGGAAAATTGGATATAGAGTAATTACTTTTCTCATTCCCTATTtcatgtactccctccgtcccggtcaatttttgtcctttcgttttggcacaaagaccaaggaatgaggaaaaggccaataactaaatgacaagtggaacaaattgaatgaaaatgatcaaattactcatcaagttgattcttaaaatagaaaggacaacaaatgactgagacactcaaaaatggaaaaggacaacaaatgaccgggacagaggaagTAGTTTTTAGTGTATTACTCATTTACTCGACACTCGTACATATTACGGAGTATTTCTTACTTTATCTTGGCATGAAAAGTGTTGAATTATACATTGATTTTGTTAGTCCCCACTACGACCAACCTTAGATGTAAATGTAATAGTTGAACTTCAATGATCACATTAAAATtttggttttggttgagatgactGGGTAAGATTTTGTATCATTAACTTCGTGTTTAAATGAATTTACGTCAAAGAAGAAACGGACATATGAAACCATCTTTAACATCCTTAAGTCgaaaatggtttttttttttttttttttttttgacagctgtaaATAAAGATTTCACAGTTTAATGGCCTGCTTAGCTAAGCTATGCGCGAGGCCATTTAAATGTCTTGGAAGAAAACTAAAGCATAAACAATGAAAAAAGCTAAAAGCGCTCCGAATGTCCTCTAAGATCCTTTCAATCATATGGCTACCTCTGTCAACCTCTGCTATTTGATTGATAAGTTGCAAGCAATCCGATGAGATGTCCAGATGATAAATCCGCTCCTCTCGTGCCCATTCCACTATATCACGGACGCCCAACGCTTCAGCTTGCAGTGGTGATTCTGCCCTGGTACACACTTGCCTTCGACCCAGTTCCTGCCCCGTATCATCATACGCAACCCACCCGAAGGCCGCATCAAAGGTCCTGACCCAACTAGCATCCACTTTTACCCGTATCACAGCACACCCCGCCGGCTTACCTAGAATGTGCACAGGATTGCCATTGCGAATAGCCATAAGATCCCTTTGGGACGATCCGTCCTCCTCCATTCGCCTGTCACTCCGAGTCTGTTTTGAAGCCAGATCATTGCACAAGATTTGCGCTCTCTCCCCAACGACGTTATAGAACATATTCGTGATCAGATGCGAGTGCACAACCTGATCCTGGAATTTTATTCTATTTCTCAGAGTCCACAAACCCCACAAGACAGCCACAAAATGTATCACCTGGCACATCCCCTCCTCTCGTTTGCTCAGATAATGTATCCAGTCATAGATCCAATCAGATATAGGAGTGCCTCTAGCACCCTCTACCCTTATACCTAGGAACGAGCCTTCCCAGATTCTACTCGAAAAACCACAGTCCCTAAAGAGATGCTCAGAGGTTTCCATGACCCGTTGGTCTCCCTTGCACATACCACAGAAGGAGTCCACTTCAATATTTCGCTTGGAAAACTCTTGCCCAGTCGGCATCACATTGGTAATAATTTTCCATATAAGAATTTTCCACATCTGTGGCACTGGTAATTTCCATAACATTTTTCGACAAAAAAGTCGACCTCGATCATTTAGCCTACCATTATCCTTTACAGTCCCAGCATTTATCATATGGTCTTCGAAGATAAGTCCATACCCACTCTTTACCGTGTAAATTCCCGACGTTGTGCGCGGCCAGTAAACTCTATCCCCCATTCGCATTTCACACCTCGGAATAGCAAGAATCTGGGCAGCCCATTCCTCCGTGAACATGCCCTCTATGAAGTCTTTATTCCAGCTACCATCAGGCCGAAGAAGATTCATAATCTGTAAGTTAGCAAGATGGCCATTACCATGGTTTAGCCATTCAATCCTAGGCTCCGGTCGCTCTCCCCCCACCCATCTCGCTGTCCAGACATTCAACCTCGAATCAAGACCAGGCTTCCAACCAATATTTTCCATAATAATTGAGAGCCCATGCAAAATACTACGTATGCCCCACGAACATCCAGTACCCCTGATAGGTGTCATACCTTGTAGTACTACTTGAGTCCCAAAAAGCTTTTGTCTGAAAATCCTGCAAAAAAGAGATGACTCTCCAAAAACAATTCTCCAACCAAGTTTGGCTAGGAGAGCTTGGTTAAGACATTTGACATTACGTATGCCTAACCCACCCGCACTCTTCGGCAAGCTTAGGAAGTTTTTGCTGCACCAGTGGATATTATTCCCCATCTTACATCCCGTCCACCAAAATTGTGGCAAAATAGAATTAATCTTTTTTGCCACACTTACCGGAACTTTAAagaccgatagaaagtaatttgAGAGATTGGATAGAACCGATGAAATCAGAGTAAGATGTCCTGCTGGTGAGAGAAAGATCCCATTCCACGAAGAGATGCGTCTGGTGACATGATCAATAAGTGCATTGAAGATGCCCTGTTTTTGATTCTTTAAATTCCGCCGGGATACCCAGATATTTCCCAATACCATTGTTCTTCCTGATATTGAAGGCTTTCATAATTCTTTGTGCTTTAACCAGGGTGGTACTCGGGCTAAAGAGTATCCCTGATTTATCCACATTTAACCTTTGACCAGACGCCTCACAATAATCCTTTATGAGTTGCACCAAGCGGGTCACCGTATCCCCTTTATCCTTGAAGAAGAAAACCGAATCATCCGCAAAGAAGAGATGTGTAATTGGCCGAACCCCCCTAACTAGTTGAATTCCATGAATCAACCGAAGGTTATGGGCGTGATCAATGTTGCGGGATAGCACCTCCATACACAATATGAAAAGGTAAGGGGATAGGGGGTCACCTTGCCGTAGACCACATTTAGGTTAGAATTGTGGTAAGGGGATGCCATTTACCAGAATTTCATAGCTTAACGTCGTCACGCAGCTCATCATGAGCGTGATCAAATGCTGAGGGAATCCGTACCTTACCAAAACTGCTTCCAAGAAATCCCATCTGACTCTGTCATACGCCTTGCTCATATCCGCCTTAAAAGCACCCAGAGCCTGCCTCCCATATCCATGAGACGAGATTTTATTGATGGCCTCATGAGCCACGAGGATATTGTCACTGAtgctctgtaacacccccatattcagaggagccttaactaggccttccttaggatataagggtgttaccatctcggttacccgaggacagtaataatcaaacgtcaataaaagaactataataatgtattacaagtgatttaaaccaataagctatatgaaagatacaactctgAGACTACTTGCTAtgactatcgaatctcgtgaagactcatccccgcctgaactccagctatcaacaacatcaacacctgctaagaccggctgctcaccataagggatcacggcagacacataacaaacaaacaaccatacaaggtcagtactgagacaagataagacaatggcaactacaaatATCAATGTAAACAATACCATCAATCCCAAACGCAAACACCACAATCCAatcaactctgtcactgactgtccactggaccagccctgccagtgggggaccgcagccgtacccaccaaatccccgctcatcgtatcgagcgatcaccctgtccattaatgtgcacatcccttctgtggcgggttccacaaaaggcgaaactagggcgtgaagccactcccgcaagtgaccccactcagccgaggccacgcctcgcgaaccatcaacaacgatcacaaccacaaagacaatacaattactatatcaaactaCCAAACATAATACAGCCACAacatccgacacactagaccatctctgtaaaccgagtaggcgaacctactttttaagcaaccgcaaccaatccacgccgacgagataacatatcc from Silene latifolia isolate original U9 population chromosome 3, ASM4854445v1, whole genome shotgun sequence harbors:
- the LOC141648835 gene encoding uncharacterized protein LOC141648835, translating into MGVLQSISDNILVAHEAINKISSHGYGRQALGAFKADMSKAYDRVRWDFLEAVLVRYGFPQHLITLMMSCVTTLSYEILDKGDTVTRLVQLIKDYCEASGQRLNVDKSGILFSPSTTLVKAQRIMKAFNIRKNNGIGKYLGIPAEFKESKTGHLQCTY